DNA sequence from the Candidatus Paceibacter sp. genome:
AGATGATAGATACGGCTGACGGCACACGCCTTTCTTTTTGGTACAGCGATAGTAGGTGTAGGTAGTGCCAAATCGATTGGTCGCATATTGAGCCGTAATCATACTTCCGCACTCTCCGCACCGAGCGAAGCGTGCAAATGGGAAATTATTTGGTCGTTTTTGAACGCGAGGACGAGATTTTTTCGCAAGCATTTTTTGGACTGCTTCAAACAGTGTCGGAGAAATAATTGGCGCAAAGCTTCCGTCGTACCATTCGCCTTTATGGTGCGTAAAACCGAGATACACGCGACTGGTGAGCATTTTGGCGACGGAAGCTTTGGCAGGTGGCGTTCCTTTCGTAGATACGCCGTGATCCGCCAAAAAGTCGGCGATAGTGCCGAGGGTGTGCGTCCCTTTGGCGTATTCCTCAAACGCTTTTCTCACAATGCGAGATTTAGTAGGGTGAGGTTCGATATTCCTCGTTTTGGGATTATTCACATAGCCAAAGGGAGCGCGCACCAGCCACTCGCCTCGGCGGACTTTTTGGCGGATGCCACGATTAATATTTTCAACGAGATTATCGCTGTAATACTTGCTTTGTCCGAACGCCACCTGCAACATGAATTTCCCTTGCGGAGTTGGCTCAAACCAAAATGTCGGAAAGCGCAAAAATGAGATTTGCTCGGTATCAACGAGATAGATGACGCGCCCGCCGTCCACGCTATTTCTCGCCAAACGGTCAGGATGCCACGCCAGTATGCCGTTTGCCTCGCCTCGTTCAATGCGCGTCATCATCTCGCCGAACAATTCTCGTCCGGGCTTTTTTGCGCTTTTCGACTCTTGAAATTCACAAAGAATTTCAAGATTTTCTCTACGCGCATATTCTCGCAACTCAAAAAGCTGTGCCTCAATGGACATTATCTGATGGTCTTCATTCTCTGTGCTCTTACGAGCGTAGAGAAAATA
Encoded proteins:
- a CDS encoding recombinase family protein, coding for MKELKPKYFLYARKSTENEDHQIMSIEAQLFELREYARRENLEILCEFQESKSAKKPGRELFGEMMTRIERGEANGILAWHPDRLARNSVDGGRVIYLVDTEQISFLRFPTFWFEPTPQGKFMLQVAFGQSKYYSDNLVENINRGIRQKVRRGEWLVRAPFGYVNNPKTRNIEPHPTKSRIVRKAFEEYAKGTHTLGTIADFLADHGVSTKGTPPAKASVAKMLTSRVYLGFTHHKGEWYDGSFAPIISPTLFEAVQKMLAKKSRPRVQKRPNNFPFARFARCGECGSMITAQYATNRFGTTYTYYRCTKKKGVCRQPYLSSSALISQAKNLLQSVSLPLSEIENMEKQIDLWDKESISERGSVAQNLKTKLSETKEKLDKLVSLYLDGDIEREIYLQRKDLLLRQKVKFEESFKDFGQQRKNWVEPLRSFVLSLREAVILEKGEDYFAWREFFQKIGSNPTLKDKTHRFRPRRKRN